The Pseudobacteriovorax antillogorgiicola genome includes the window TCAAGAATTCCTCAACAAGCTCAAGCAACAAGATGTTTTCTGTGTGGATACCGAGACCACGGGCTTAGATATCAGCTCTGATACTCCCATCGGAATCAGCATTTCGTGGCAAGCGGAGCAGGCTTTTTATATACCTCTTAATCAGGATCAAAAAGCAGATCTCGCTCATTTAAAGCAAGAGCTGCAATCGGTATTAAGCAATCCGAAAGTGACCAAAGTTGGTCACAATATAAAGTTCGATTGGCAGATGCTCCACAACACGGGCCTCACACTTTCGGGGCCGTTTGCTGATACCATGATAGCCTCTCACATCCTTCATGCTACTGAGAGAAGCCACAGTCTTGACGCTTGTTGTGCGCGATACCTGAATTACAAAAAGATTCCAACCACGGACTTGCTTGGCAAAACAGGAACCATGGTTGACGTGCCCATTGCAGACTTAAGTCGCTACGCCTGTGAGGATGCTGACCTTTGTCTTCAGCTCTATCAGCACCTCCTTCCCAAGATCAAAGGCAGCTCACTGGAAACTATTTTTTCAGATATCGAAATGCCTCTGATTCCTGTTATTGCAAAAATGGAGCAGGCTGGAGTATACGTCGATCGCCAGAGCCTTGCGGAGCAATCGGAGGAGTTGGAGACCCGAAGCGAAGAACTCAAGAAGCAAATTTATGAACTTGCGGGTGAAGAATTTAACATTCAATCCCCAAAGCAACTCCAAGCCATCTTGTTTGAAAAGCTTGCCATTCACGAAGAGTTAGGCATCAAACGCATTAAGAAAACAAAGTCAGGTTACTCCACAGACGTAAGTGTATTGGAAAAGCTATCTGCTCACCCACTGCCAAAAGCCTTGCTGGAATTTCGCGTGGTCAGCAAGCTTAAATCGACTTATATTGATAGCCTGCCGAAAATGATAAGTGCTCAAAGTGATCGCCTCCACGCTTCGTTTCACCAAACAGGCACAGCGACAGGGCGTCTTAGTTCTTCAGAACCAAACCTACAGAACATCCCCATCCGAACCCCACTTGGTCGCCGAGTTAGGGAAGCGTTTCGGTCTCCTGAGGAGGACTGGGTGATGGTTTCCGCAGATTACTCCCAAATCGAGCTAAGAGTTCTAGCTAGCTTGTCCAAGGATGAGAACTTAAAGCAGGCCTTTGTCGATGACGCTGATATCCACACAGCCACTGCGGCAAGTATTTTCGGTGTCGATCCAGAGGACGTCAGTCACGAGCAGCGAAGCCAAGCTAAAGCCATCAATTTTGGCATCATTTATGGGATGGGCCCCCAGCGCCTAGCCCGTGAGACCGGTGTTTCCACGAAAGAAGCCAAAACCTTTATCGAGAAGTACTTTGCTAGATATCCACACATTAAAGGCTACATCGATAAATCTATAAGCTTTGCCAAGGAGCATGAGTACACTGAAACCTTGACTGGCCGTCGACGCCCCTTACCCGAAATCAATAGTAGCGATCGCCTTGGCTTGGCAAATGCCCAAAATATAGCCATCAATTCACCAGTGCAGGGCACCGCCGCTGATCTCATTAAAATTGCGATGGTGAAAATACAAAAGAAGCTGGATGATTCCCAACTCAGTGCTAAGATGTTGATGCAAGTTCATGATGAACTGGTATTTGAGTGCCCACGTAGCGAACTTGAGGCACTGCAAACAATCATTAAAAAGTCCATGGAAACAGCCATGGATATCGGTGTTCCCCTAAAAGTAGCAATTGGTTATGGCACTAACTGGTTAGAGGCTCATTGAAATGAACGAGAGGAACGAGAAGAATCTGAAAGTCATGGGGCTCATGGAGCACCTAGACGAACTTCGCGGACGGATCTTTCGTTCGCTCATTGCTGTAGTGATTATATTCGGGATCGCCTTTTCCTTCGCAAACTACATCTTCGAATTTCTTAAAGGGCCACTCGTGGCGGCCTTACCTGAAGGGTCAAATGCCCTTCATTTTACTGGCCCCATGGATGTTCTTATCGCCAATATTAAGATATCTTTTTTAGCAGCTGTCGTTGGAGCCTGCCCCTTCTGGCTATACCAATTTTGGAAGTTTTTGGAGCCTGCCCTATACGAGCATGAGAAAAAGTATGCAATTCCTTTTCTCTTCTCATCCGTAAGTCTGTTTTTTAGCGGAGTTGCATTCTGCTTTTTTGTCATTATGCCCCTTGCGATGGAGTTCTTGATCCAAATGGGTATGGAAGTGGGAACTCCCATCATCACCGTTGCCGACTATGTCTCGGTGCTCATGCTTCTGATATTCGGCTTCGGATTGGTATTTGAAACCCCTGTAATTCTAGTTTTACTAGCCCTACTTGACCTGGTCGATGCCGATATGCTAGCTGAGAATCGCAAGTTTGTCCTCGTTGGAGTGATGATTTTGGGAGCCCTTCTCACACCTCCTGATCCCATTTCTCAGATCGCCATGGGCTTACCTACCTATTTGATGTTTGAGATGTCGATCGTGATCATACGTCTCGTCAAACGAAAGCGGAAACCAGTTGAACTTGAAGTCAAAAACTAGCCTAGTCTCCTGGCTTGTCACGCTAGGTCTGTTGTTTAGTAGTCGCGCTTGGGGCAATACCGATGCCCCCTTAGAATACCGACACTCTGCTTGGAGTATTGGCCTTACCTTTAAGAATCATATTCTTCGTTCACCTCAGGAAAATAACTTTCTTGGTACAGCCGCTGCGATCCAACTCGGGCGCACCTATGTCTATCATCGGTGGATTGCCGGGCTGAGTCTCGATGTTCTTACTGGCCCTTACGAGTCACCAGAAAGGCAGAACATCGTTGTGGACTTCACAGGAACAGGTGCTTCTGGATACATTGGTTATGGCCTGAGCGGTGAACCCACACTCCAATCAGGGACTCTTGACTACGGCTTGATCTTGAATCTTGGTTACGGTGATATGATTGGAAGGTCAGTTAGCCAAAGGGTCAGAACATCGGAAGATGACGAGCCGGTCAACAACTGGGTCATGCGTATCAATGACTTTTCCATAGCACCAGCTATATTCGTTTCCTGGCTTAAGCCCGCCCGCCCCGAGGGAAACTCTCCCGAACTTCTGGTCACCCGCATCGAGGGGGTTTTTGTTCATTTTGGAGCCCTGTTTCCTATACAAACCAAGTATAAGCTCCAGTATGACCAAGGAGAGAGCACCTTCAATGACAATGGTGACCTTAAAGGCCACACCTGGTTTCTGGCCATCACTGCGCTCATTGGCGTCTAAGCATCTAAAATTATTAACCATGATTCGTGATATTTAAGTTTTTAGGAGCTACCTCCCGATATTTATCGAAGGAGCGTTCACGATGTCTGAAAATATTCTAATTAAGCATTTTAAAACCCCTATTTTTCGAAAAATCTTCCGCCACGGACACTACTTCCTTTGCGGAATTTGCCGTACGGAATATCATAACCGGGTCGATGCCAATAACTGCCTCAACCACTGCTGGTATGCACTCAAGGAACAGTACCCTCTGATCGTTGTTCGTGACTTCGTTCATGGCCGCCTGTTTCGGTGCCAGTACTGCTTTCGCCTCTACAAAACCGAAGATGCCGGCTTGGAGTGTGCACGACGCTGCACCGATGGTCGAGAAAAACGCCATGTTCAAGAACAGCTCGCTTCCGACTTGCCTATATCAGTGAAGCCAAGGCGCAAGTTCCGACTCGTGAAGATGGTACCGCAAGAAGAGACTCTTCAAGCAGCTCCTGCTCCCACTCCCCAGGCTCCACCACCACCTGAGCCAGAACCTGAGATCCCTGAAGAACCGGCTGTAAAAGAACCAACAATCATCAAGCGCCATAAATCCGAGTTTCCAAAGAATTGGATTCGAGACGGGGCTAAGTATAAATGTAAGTTTTGCAACGAACTCTACTACACGAAAGTTGAAGTTGAAAAGTGCTTCAACGACCACTTCGATGCTCAAGGTTATGAGAAATTGGAATGAAAAAAAGGAGCGCTAATAGCGCTCCTCAAATTTTGAAATATAAGATGAAAGCTAAGCCGGTCTTCGCCGCCGAGCTTCTTCAAATTTCACAATCTCAGCCGCATCGATAGAATAGGCTTCTTCCGCTTGAGCTGAGTAATCCACTTCAGGCATGGTTCGCACCGTGCCTTTATTCTTGTGGCTCTTCAATTTGTCTTTCTTTCGCTTCAATTGAGCACCCAGCTTATCGATCATGCGATCGACAGAGCCATACATGTCTTCACAGGCATGTTCGACATTAAGAGAGAAGCCATCACCGCTTACCAAGACGCAATTTGCATGTTGCAAATGGCGATCGACAGAAAATGTCACTTGAACCTCGATGGCCTTTGTCACAAATTTCTCGATCTTGGTACGCAGCTTCTCTTCAGCGTAGTCTTGAAGTGCCTGAGATGTGTCCATGTGTTTAAAGGAAAACTGGAACTGCAT containing:
- the polA gene encoding DNA polymerase I gives rise to the protein MTKRRLFVVDAMALAFRSYHAFQRPLTTSSGLPTQAVYGSLMFLMNLIEKERPDYLVIATDSREKTFRHERFEAYKANRSDMPEDLAIQLPHLFKAFEALGCKLLKEPGLEADDLIGSLVRQVKQDGLESYIVSGDKDFMQLVDDATYLYAPKKGGEFVLYNEAAVIDKYGVRPDQIIDMLALMGDSADNVPGVAGIGEKGAAKLIQKYDSLEGIYENLDDITNKRQKNGLESSRDSAFLSQELVTIKIDAELPYTLDDLCCLPDNALRSDALLELTQELELRTLTKRVQDRREAASSAQEKDLPFVQDQDRDSVDYQLINEPETVQEFLNKLKQQDVFCVDTETTGLDISSDTPIGISISWQAEQAFYIPLNQDQKADLAHLKQELQSVLSNPKVTKVGHNIKFDWQMLHNTGLTLSGPFADTMIASHILHATERSHSLDACCARYLNYKKIPTTDLLGKTGTMVDVPIADLSRYACEDADLCLQLYQHLLPKIKGSSLETIFSDIEMPLIPVIAKMEQAGVYVDRQSLAEQSEELETRSEELKKQIYELAGEEFNIQSPKQLQAILFEKLAIHEELGIKRIKKTKSGYSTDVSVLEKLSAHPLPKALLEFRVVSKLKSTYIDSLPKMISAQSDRLHASFHQTGTATGRLSSSEPNLQNIPIRTPLGRRVREAFRSPEEDWVMVSADYSQIELRVLASLSKDENLKQAFVDDADIHTATAASIFGVDPEDVSHEQRSQAKAINFGIIYGMGPQRLARETGVSTKEAKTFIEKYFARYPHIKGYIDKSISFAKEHEYTETLTGRRRPLPEINSSDRLGLANAQNIAINSPVQGTAADLIKIAMVKIQKKLDDSQLSAKMLMQVHDELVFECPRSELEALQTIIKKSMETAMDIGVPLKVAIGYGTNWLEAH
- the tatC gene encoding twin-arginine translocase subunit TatC → MNERNEKNLKVMGLMEHLDELRGRIFRSLIAVVIIFGIAFSFANYIFEFLKGPLVAALPEGSNALHFTGPMDVLIANIKISFLAAVVGACPFWLYQFWKFLEPALYEHEKKYAIPFLFSSVSLFFSGVAFCFFVIMPLAMEFLIQMGMEVGTPIITVADYVSVLMLLIFGFGLVFETPVILVLLALLDLVDADMLAENRKFVLVGVMILGALLTPPDPISQIAMGLPTYLMFEMSIVIIRLVKRKRKPVELEVKN
- the hpf gene encoding ribosome hibernation-promoting factor, HPF/YfiA family, producing the protein MQFQFSFKHMDTSQALQDYAEEKLRTKIEKFVTKAIEVQVTFSVDRHLQHANCVLVSGDGFSLNVEHACEDMYGSVDRMIDKLGAQLKRKKDKLKSHKNKGTVRTMPEVDYSAQAEEAYSIDAAEIVKFEEARRRRPA